A stretch of the Capsicum annuum cultivar UCD-10X-F1 chromosome 8, UCD10Xv1.1, whole genome shotgun sequence genome encodes the following:
- the LOC107857235 gene encoding RING-H2 finger protein ATL70 — translation MNATASSPDPNSSVDAFLGSHNIGGFAYGIGVSTGILLLITTITLTSYFCTRHQTIVEAPRRRRQRNNNNNDDNNEVQQVVVDVDVGLDEETLSSFPKVMYSEACKDYYSTASSCCSICLADYKNSDMLRQLPDCGHLFHLKCVDPWLRLHPTCPICRTSPLPTPLSTPLAEVVPLATRPLG, via the coding sequence atgaatGCCACAGCCTCTAGCCCTGATCCAAACTCCTCGGTCGACGCGTTCCTAGGATCGCATAACATAGGTGGATTCGCCTATGGGATCGGGGTCTCAACTGGCATATTGTTATTGATAACGACTATCACTCTGACGTCCTACTTTTGTACGAGACATCAAACGATAGTAGAGGCCCCGCGGAGGAGGAGGCAacggaataataataataatgatgataataatgaggTACAACAAGTGGTTGTTGACGTGGACGTGGGGCTTGATGAGGAAACCCTATCGAGTTTTCCAAAAGTGATGTATTCGGAAGCATGTAAGGATTATTATTCAACAGCAAGTAGTTGTTGTTCAATTTGTTTGGCTGATTACAAGAATAGTGACATGTTAAGACAATTGCCTGATTGTGGTCATTTGTTTCATTTGAAATGTGTGGATCCATGGTTGAGGTTACATCCAACTTGTCCTATTTGTAGAACATCTCCATTGCCAACACCACTATCAACTCCATTGGCTGAAGTTGTTCCTCTGGCAACTAGACCTCTTGGATaa
- the LOC107857236 gene encoding uncharacterized protein LOC107857236, which produces MNIPTTLNGFVGVYLSLSKVSLRPRLVGLHRLKEASHPLYEGSVHSKDGTRGDWVETRTMEAYEEFQKSIKEWRETEPTSEDGIMVQPSREDMNKCGQLW; this is translated from the exons ATGaatattccgactact TTAAATGGTTTTGTGGGTGTTTACTTGTCTTTGTCCAAAGTATCTCTCAGACCTCGCTTGGTGGGTTTACATCGG TTAAAGGAAGCTAGTCATCCATTGTATGAAGGATCAGTGCATTCTAAGGACGGTACAAGAGGAGATTGGGTCGAAACGCGCACTATGGAggcatat gaagaatttcaaaaaagtaTAAAAGAGTGGCGTGAAACCGAACCTACTTCAGAGGATGGTATCATGGTCCAACCATCACGTGAAGATATGAATAAATGTGGACAACTGTGGTAG
- the LOC107846118 gene encoding pentatricopeptide repeat-containing protein At4g39530 yields the protein MRKLSRITCTFGKTGAQSLHRCYTISSSSSHHRPEQQECYPIISRNRRTQRHYLSKLLFTLYTPCYKEVQCQVIVCGFESNIFLNNILIQSHSISGCLDYARKVFDKMPKRDMISWSSVITMYTQYGVYDESLSLFNELTRSWKEGVNEFVLASVVSCCGRLGSIVKGVQLHCFVVKGGFDQFVYVGTVLIDFYSRGGDVMGARLVFDDLLVKSTATWTAIIAACVSAGKGEVSLQLLRCMLESDEAVVDNYVVSSILGACSSIEYLKGGKEIHGYVLRRGTEMDVTVSNVLIDFYMKCCKVETARSVFDQMEVKNTVSWTTMISGYMQNSCDWEAISMYRDMNSLGWMLDRFACSSVLISCGSLEASDMGRQVHAYSVKANVITDGFVKNSLIDMYAKCDSFGDARKVFDIMDDHDVISYNVIIEGCLSQDRPYEAFDLFAEMRDNMILPSLLTFVSLLSASASLFSLELSKQFHGLTIKFGFSSDMFVCSILIDVYSKCSSIKDARQVFIEINEKDIVVWNSMLFGYIRQCENEEALKLFLELQHCLQKPNALTFVALIAASSNLVSLLHGLQFHNQIVKVGLDFDPHVTNALVDMYSKCGSLKEARKMFNSTIQRDIACWNSMISTYAQHGEAKEALNLFEKMINDGLKPNNVTFVGVLSACSHVGLVKEGFRYFYSMSRYGIEPETEHYACMVTLLGRAGKLVDAMQFIERMPIPPAAIVWRSLLSACTEAGHIDLGKYAASMAISIDPKDSGSYILLSNIYASKGMWNNVKKLREKMDSNGVVKETGCSWIEINNEVHLFVARDRSHHQTGLIYSFLELLIQHMKGIGYVPEDTTFPNE from the coding sequence ATGAGAAAACTGAGTAGGATTACCTGCACATTTGGAAAAACTGGAGCTCAATCTCTTCACCGGTGCTATACAATCTCATCATCATCTTCACATCATCGCCCTGAACAACAAGAATGTTATCCAATTATATCGCGTAACAGAAGAACCCAACGCCATTATTTAAGCAAATTGTTATTCACATTATACACACCTTGCTATAAAGAAGTCCAATGCCAAGTGATTGTATGTGGATTTGAGAGCAATATTTTTCTCAACAACATCTTGATTCAGTCCCATTCGATTTCGGGGTGTTTGGATTATGCACGTaaagtgttcgataaaatgcctaaaagggATATGATTTCTTGGTCTTCCGTTATTACGATGTATACTCAATACGGGGTTTACGATGAATCTTTGTCGCTTTTTAATGAGTTGACGAGGAGTTGGAAGGAGGGTGTAAATGAGTTTGTTTTAGCTAGTGTTGTTAGTTGTTGTGGAAGGTTAGGTAGTATTGTGAAAGGTGTACAATTGCATTGTTTTGTTGTGAAAGGTGGATTTGATCAGTTTGTGTATGTGGGGACGGTTTTAATCGATTTTTACTCGAGGGGTGGAGATGTGATGGGAGCGAGGCTAGTTTTTGATGATTTGTTGGTGAAGAGTACGGCTACTTGGACAGCGATTATTGCAGCGTGTGTTAGTGCTGGGAAGGGTGAAGTTTCGTTGCAGCTATTGAGATGTATGTTGGAGAGTGATGAGGCTGTTGTTGATAATTATGTGGTTTCGAGTATCTTGGGTGCTTGTTCGTCAATTGAGTATCTTAAAGGAGGAAAGGAAATTCATGGTTATGTGCTTAGACGTGGGACGGAGATGGATGTTACGGTTAGTAATGTTCTTATTGATTTTTATATGAAGTGTTGTAAGGTTGAGACTGCAAGGTCGGTTTTTGATCAAATGGAAGTTAAAAATACTGTGTCTTGGACAACGATGATCTCCGGATACATGCAGAATTCGTGTGACTGGGAAGCTATAAGCATGTACAGAGACATGAATAGTTTGGGTTGGATGCTAGATAGATTTGCTTGCAGTAGTGTACTTATTTCTTGTGGCTCGCTTGAAGCTTCAGATATGGGAAGACAAGTGCATGCTTATTCCGTGAAAGCTAATGTTATTACTGATGGCTTTGTGAAGAATAGCTTGATTGATATGTACGCTAAATGTGATTCATTTGGTGACGCAAGGAAGGTTTTTGACATTATGGACGATCATGACGTGATCTCTTATAATGTTATTATTGAGGGTTGTTTATCGCAGGATAGGCCGTATGAAGCTTTTGATCTCTTTGCTGAAATGAGAGATAATATGATTCTTCCAAGCCTTTTGACATTTGTTAGCCTGCTTAGTGCGTCAGCTTCACTGTTCTCCTTGGAGTTAAGTAAGCAATTTCATGGTCTTACCATAAAATTTGGTTTTTCTTCTGACATGTTTGTTTGTAGCATCCTAATAGATGTTTACTCGAAATGTTCATCTATTAAAGATGCAAGACAAGTATTCATTGAAATTAACGAGAAGGATATTGTTGTATGGAATTCTATGTTGTTTGGGTATATACGGCAGTGTGAAAATGAAGAGGCTCTAAAGCTCTTCCTAGAATTGCAGCATTGTTTGCAAAAGCCAAATGCATTGACTTTTGTTGCCCTCATTGCTGCATCTAGTAACCTCGTAAGTCTCCTGCACGGTCTCCAGTTTCATAACCAGATTGTAAAAGTCGGCCTAGATTTTGATCCGCATGTTACAAATGCACTCGTTGATATGTACTCCAAATGTGGAAGCTTGAAAGAAGCACGGAAAATGTTCAATTCCACTATCCAGAGAGATATCGCATGTTGGAATTCTATGATATCCACTTATGCACAGCATGGAGAAGCAAAGGAAGCTCTTAATTTGTTTGAGAAAATGATAAACGATGGGCTGAAACCCAACAATGTCACTTTTGTTGGAGTGCTATCAGCATGTAGCCATGTTGGGCTTGTCAAAGAAGGTTTCCGTTACTTTTATTCCATGTCCAGGTACGGTATTGAACCAGAAACGGAGCATTATGCTTGCATGGTTACTCTCTTGGGTCGAGCTGGTAAACTGGTCGATGCAATGCAATTCATTGAAAGAATGCCAATTCCACCAGCAGCTATTGTGTGGAGGAGTTTGCTTAGCGCATGTACAGAAGCTGGTCATATAGACCTGGGTAAATATGCAGCATCGATGGCAATATCTATTGATCCAAAAGACAGTGGATCATATATCCTACTTTCAAATATTTATGCATCTAAAGGCATGTGGAACAATGTCAAAAAGTTAAGAGAAAAAATGGATAGCAATGGTGTGGTGAAAGAAACCGGGTGTAGTTGGATAGAAATAAATAATGAGGTGCATTTGTTTGTTGCAAGAGACCGAAGTCATCACCAAACTGGTTTGATATATTCATTTTTGGAACTTCTAATTCAGCATATGAAAGGGATCGGATATGTTCCTGAGGATACTACCTTCCCGAATGAGTAA
- the LOC107846155 gene encoding nuclear transcription factor Y subunit A-10 isoform X2 produces the protein MTMHTTIFSKGNEGVVQNPVATLCTAPWWSGGFVSQSMAYAEPFGQVKSASVEQPPPPPKGNATEFTISSGDCKSSANGQKLSNIQTATSVRAANMDYRGHFELGFGQSLISAKYPYGEQCVGLFSAYSPQLSGRIMLPLNLASDEGPIFVNAKQYHGILRRRKSRAKEMEKKALKPRKPYLHLSRHLHALRRPRGCGGRFLNTRNMNGTMKDGKTNDTFRASDVQNFYPTGSQNSEVLQSDSSNLSSPKETINSRFYESSGVTNMYSSGNLDPFPFQNLRPLQVQAIPDMMNTGLGILMTDKWVGTADSCCNLKV, from the exons ATGACCATGCATACTACTATATTTTCCAAAGGAAATGAAGGGGTTGTCCAGAATCCCGTTGCAACATTGTGCACTGCTCCGTGGTGGAGTGGTGGCTTTGTGTCTCAATCTATGGCTTATGCTGAACCTTTTGGACAAGTGAAATCTGCATCGGTGGAGCAGCCGCCGCCGCCGCCTAAGGGGAATGCGACCGAGTTCACTATTTCCTCGG GGGATTGCAAATCTTCAGCAAATGGGCAAAAACTTTCAAACATTCAGACTGCTACTTCTGTTCGTGCAGCTAATATGGACTACCGAGGTCACTTTGAGCTAGGTTTTGGTCAGTCGCTG ATTTCTGCAAAATATCCTTATGGAGAGCAATGTGTCGGGTTATTTTCAGCTTACAGTCCTCAACTCTCG GGCCGCATTATGCTACCACTTAATTTGGCCTCTGATGAAGGTCCAATATTCGTAAATGCTAAGCAGTATCATGGAATACTTAGGCGTCGAAAGTCTCGGGCTAAGGAGATGGAGAAAAAAGCTCTTAAACCACGCAAG CCATACTTGCATCTCTCTCGCCATCTCCATGCTTTGCGCCGTCCTAGGGGCTGTGGTGGCCGCTTCTTGAACACAAGGAACATGAATGGAACTATGAAGGATGGAAAAACCAACGATACATTCAGGGCAAGCGATGTTCAAAACTTTTACCCCACCGGATCCCAAAATTCTGAAGTGCTGCAGTCTGATAGCAGCAATTTGAGCTCACCGAAAGAAACAATCAACAGCAGATTCTACGAGTCGTCTGGGGTCACTAACATGTACTCTAGTGGAAATCTTGATCCTTTTCCATTCCAGAACCTGAGGCCGCTTCAGGTTCAGGCAATACCAGACATGATGAATACTGGACTCGGCATTCTCATGACCGATAAGTGGGTTGGAACAGCAGATAGCTGTTGCAACCTCAAAGTTTGA
- the LOC107846155 gene encoding nuclear transcription factor Y subunit A-10 isoform X1, with the protein MTMHTTIFSKGNEGVVQNPVATLCTAPWWSGGFVSQSMAYAEPFGQVKSASVEQPPPPPKGNATEFTISSVSPSGDCKSSANGQKLSNIQTATSVRAANMDYRGHFELGFGQSLISAKYPYGEQCVGLFSAYSPQLSGRIMLPLNLASDEGPIFVNAKQYHGILRRRKSRAKEMEKKALKPRKPYLHLSRHLHALRRPRGCGGRFLNTRNMNGTMKDGKTNDTFRASDVQNFYPTGSQNSEVLQSDSSNLSSPKETINSRFYESSGVTNMYSSGNLDPFPFQNLRPLQVQAIPDMMNTGLGILMTDKWVGTADSCCNLKV; encoded by the exons ATGACCATGCATACTACTATATTTTCCAAAGGAAATGAAGGGGTTGTCCAGAATCCCGTTGCAACATTGTGCACTGCTCCGTGGTGGAGTGGTGGCTTTGTGTCTCAATCTATGGCTTATGCTGAACCTTTTGGACAAGTGAAATCTGCATCGGTGGAGCAGCCGCCGCCGCCGCCTAAGGGGAATGCGACCGAGTTCACTATTTCCTCGG TTTCTCCTTCAGGGGATTGCAAATCTTCAGCAAATGGGCAAAAACTTTCAAACATTCAGACTGCTACTTCTGTTCGTGCAGCTAATATGGACTACCGAGGTCACTTTGAGCTAGGTTTTGGTCAGTCGCTG ATTTCTGCAAAATATCCTTATGGAGAGCAATGTGTCGGGTTATTTTCAGCTTACAGTCCTCAACTCTCG GGCCGCATTATGCTACCACTTAATTTGGCCTCTGATGAAGGTCCAATATTCGTAAATGCTAAGCAGTATCATGGAATACTTAGGCGTCGAAAGTCTCGGGCTAAGGAGATGGAGAAAAAAGCTCTTAAACCACGCAAG CCATACTTGCATCTCTCTCGCCATCTCCATGCTTTGCGCCGTCCTAGGGGCTGTGGTGGCCGCTTCTTGAACACAAGGAACATGAATGGAACTATGAAGGATGGAAAAACCAACGATACATTCAGGGCAAGCGATGTTCAAAACTTTTACCCCACCGGATCCCAAAATTCTGAAGTGCTGCAGTCTGATAGCAGCAATTTGAGCTCACCGAAAGAAACAATCAACAGCAGATTCTACGAGTCGTCTGGGGTCACTAACATGTACTCTAGTGGAAATCTTGATCCTTTTCCATTCCAGAACCTGAGGCCGCTTCAGGTTCAGGCAATACCAGACATGATGAATACTGGACTCGGCATTCTCATGACCGATAAGTGGGTTGGAACAGCAGATAGCTGTTGCAACCTCAAAGTTTGA